The region AGCCTTAATAAGCCCGGAAGCAGTGAGTCAAACGCTGCACTTATCAATTTAGGTTTGCAGCTTGGCCCCTCATTAAACAATGTAGTTGAATTTACAAAAAGAATGAAAGAGGTTAACTGTCCTCCCTGGTATATGGCTCTTGCGCCAAATCCCCTTGATTTCATTGGCTCGTTTGTAAGAAATTTTGATAAAGTCCTTTTCGATATCCGGCGTTACCCAACTAAAATTAAAAAACTTTGTGAAGAACTTGCACCTGTTTTTGCAGCTGTTGGAAAAGCTACAGGACAATTGTCATATGATCTGACCGGGTCCAAAAGAGTTTTTTTGCCTGTCTGGTACAATAGCTTCTTATCTAATAAGCAATTCAAGGAATTTCACTGGCCTTACATTAAATATATAGCAGAAGAGCTTATCAAGGAGGGCTTTACCCCTTTGTTATCCTTTCAAGGTGAACACGATCATCTTCTGGATACAATTTTAGAGTTGCCAGAAGGTAAGGCAATTGCATGGTTTGACAGGACAGATGTAATAAAAGCAAAGAAAGTAATAGGGGAACATACATGTGTTGCAGGAGGAATTTCACCATCACTTCTTATTGGCGGAACTCCTGAAGAAGTAGACTCCCGCATAAAACTGATTTTAGATGAAATAAAGCCAGCCAAAGGCTTTATATTCACACTGCCCTTCAATGCCATAGGTCCTGCAAAAATTGAAAATGTAAAAGCCATGACAGAAGCGGTATTTAAATACGGAGAATATTAAAGGCATAGA is a window of Oxobacter pfennigii DNA encoding:
- a CDS encoding uroporphyrinogen decarboxylase family protein, whose protein sequence is MTNQLLDSYNDKLKRLDKCVKFEKVDRVPIAVATLYFSAKYSNLSYDTMFYDTEKYKEAAAKFALDFNWDAACFLRSFETVTLGLSLAASDPKLAINVAIASVMGGGFAHDILKDIYASHPGRELPKDGESHFLIKDTVISPEEYDEFIVNPLQFLSDIVVPRVYRSLNKPGSSESNAALINLGLQLGPSLNNVVEFTKRMKEVNCPPWYMALAPNPLDFIGSFVRNFDKVLFDIRRYPTKIKKLCEELAPVFAAVGKATGQLSYDLTGSKRVFLPVWYNSFLSNKQFKEFHWPYIKYIAEELIKEGFTPLLSFQGEHDHLLDTILELPEGKAIAWFDRTDVIKAKKVIGEHTCVAGGISPSLLIGGTPEEVDSRIKLILDEIKPAKGFIFTLPFNAIGPAKIENVKAMTEAVFKYGEY